Proteins from a single region of Ferroacidibacillus organovorans:
- a CDS encoding sulfotransferase family protein: MIPNFLIVGAAKSGTSSLDRYLAQHPEIYIPTKKEAHFYSIPDFPERFTGPGDEGMNDETIRQRADYEALFDARTDEPAVGESSVFYLYYPGTAARIYADNPEMKIIIVLREPVARAYSAYMHLIRDARETLSFEDSLAAEEERKKKGFEPMWLYRDLGRYSEQIERYLDVFGAERLHVMLFDEFTKQSKHYVRGVFRFLGVDEHARIDTQMHHNESGVPRSRAAFDFVSKPHPLKEWVKPFIPQSVRERLGNRAKSMLLERTSMRSETRRELSAYFAPDIAKLEKLLKRDLSHWKKS, encoded by the coding sequence GTGATTCCCAATTTTTTGATCGTCGGCGCTGCCAAGTCAGGGACGAGCTCTTTGGACCGATATTTGGCGCAACACCCTGAGATCTATATCCCCACAAAAAAAGAAGCGCATTTCTATTCGATTCCAGACTTTCCTGAGCGATTCACGGGGCCTGGCGATGAGGGCATGAACGACGAGACGATACGTCAGCGCGCCGACTATGAGGCGCTTTTTGACGCGCGAACGGATGAGCCTGCGGTGGGAGAGTCGTCCGTGTTTTATCTCTACTATCCGGGGACGGCGGCACGAATTTATGCGGATAACCCTGAGATGAAGATTATCATCGTGCTGCGCGAACCTGTAGCCCGCGCGTATTCGGCGTATATGCATCTGATCCGCGATGCGCGCGAGACTCTTTCGTTTGAAGACAGCCTCGCTGCTGAAGAGGAGCGCAAGAAAAAAGGATTCGAGCCGATGTGGCTGTACCGCGATCTCGGGCGCTACAGCGAACAGATCGAGCGCTATTTGGACGTGTTTGGCGCAGAGCGGCTTCACGTTATGCTGTTTGATGAGTTTACAAAACAAAGTAAACACTATGTACGCGGGGTGTTTCGTTTCTTGGGCGTTGACGAGCATGCGCGAATTGACACGCAAATGCATCACAACGAGTCAGGTGTGCCGCGCTCGCGCGCCGCGTTTGACTTTGTGTCAAAACCGCACCCTCTCAAAGAATGGGTCAAGCCGTTCATTCCGCAAAGTGTCCGCGAACGGCTCGGGAATCGCGCCAAGTCGATGCTTCTTGAGCGTACTTCCATGCGGTCAGAGACGCGGCGGGAACTGTCTGCCTATTTTGCGCCAGACATCGCAAAACTTGAAAAGCTTCTTAAGCGGGATCTTTCGCATTGGAAAAAATCGTGA
- the cysC gene encoding adenylyl-sulfate kinase: MDHTSNLTEVKLTVTKEDFHRQNGHRSAAIWLTGLSGAGKSTIATALETELYRRGIHTYLLDGDNVRLGLNRDLGFSEEDRRENIRRVAEVSKLFVEAGTVVIVAFISPYRKDRDEARARFEEGEFLEVFVDCPIDVCEERDPKGLYKKAKAGTILQFTGISSPYEPPLHPEFHLRTDLNAPEACVALLVEGLLERITLQES, encoded by the coding sequence GTGGATCACACATCGAATTTGACGGAAGTAAAGTTAACCGTTACAAAAGAAGATTTTCATAGACAAAACGGCCATCGAAGTGCGGCGATCTGGCTGACGGGATTGTCAGGGGCAGGCAAATCGACGATCGCAACGGCACTTGAGACTGAGCTTTATCGTCGCGGTATTCATACGTATCTATTAGATGGAGATAATGTGCGGCTTGGATTAAATCGAGACTTGGGTTTCTCAGAAGAAGACCGTCGCGAGAATATTCGGCGCGTCGCTGAGGTGTCGAAACTGTTTGTCGAGGCGGGAACCGTGGTGATCGTCGCGTTTATCTCTCCTTATCGCAAGGACCGTGATGAGGCGCGCGCACGGTTTGAAGAAGGCGAGTTTCTTGAAGTGTTTGTGGATTGCCCAATCGATGTTTGCGAGGAGCGAGATCCAAAGGGGCTGTATAAAAAGGCAAAGGCGGGTACGATTCTGCAGTTTACGGGAATTTCTTCCCCTTATGAGCCGCCGCTTCATCCCGAGTTTCATCTGCGAACAGATCTGAACGCACCTGAAGCGTGTGTCGCGCTATTGGTCGAAGGGTTGCTTGAGCGGATCACGCTGCAAGAATCATAA
- a CDS encoding DHH family phosphoesterase — protein MTVYQDYENVKSQLLSERQFVLVTHRRGDADSACVFALAEALQILDKRVEVLHDVPGYLDWLFAPYRQQTVDNSQPVCFVALDTGNYARLALPKEIRESVGEMIRAAGREDQVDQGALHALLPFDLVIDHHASNPGYGRYNWIDPKASSTSELLTMLLLDLERETGKSLFTEAICQSLFAGIVSDTQWFLRDTTARTYEMAGVIEQRATLDKPDIAANLMQRSPAYFGLGSVLRKNVRRTEALAWSFLDRASIRAYGAEPEEAALLIEELEKVPCKIAVLFIEEESGVIRVRLRGKGVPILELAKRHGGGGHLRRAGVMLKSRQEVARFVEDAAKESMRA, from the coding sequence ATGACTGTCTATCAGGACTATGAGAACGTCAAGTCTCAGCTTCTCTCGGAGCGCCAGTTTGTCCTTGTAACCCATCGCCGTGGAGACGCGGATTCGGCGTGCGTATTTGCGCTTGCAGAGGCGCTTCAGATCTTGGACAAGCGTGTGGAGGTACTCCACGATGTGCCGGGGTATCTCGACTGGCTGTTTGCTCCGTATCGTCAGCAAACGGTTGATAATTCCCAACCTGTCTGCTTTGTCGCGCTCGACACGGGAAACTATGCGCGCCTTGCGCTGCCAAAAGAGATCCGGGAAAGCGTCGGGGAAATGATTCGCGCGGCGGGACGGGAAGATCAAGTGGATCAAGGCGCACTTCACGCGTTGCTCCCTTTTGATCTTGTCATCGATCATCACGCGTCCAATCCAGGATACGGACGCTACAACTGGATTGACCCAAAAGCGAGCAGCACATCTGAACTGTTGACGATGCTCTTGCTCGATCTGGAGCGAGAGACGGGCAAGTCGCTTTTTACCGAAGCGATCTGTCAGAGTCTGTTTGCCGGGATTGTGTCGGATACGCAGTGGTTCTTGCGCGATACGACTGCGCGCACGTATGAGATGGCAGGTGTCATTGAGCAGCGCGCAACGCTTGACAAACCGGATATTGCGGCGAATCTTATGCAGCGTTCGCCGGCCTATTTTGGTTTGGGATCGGTCCTGCGCAAAAACGTGCGCAGGACAGAAGCGCTCGCGTGGTCCTTTCTTGATCGCGCGTCTATTCGCGCGTATGGCGCAGAGCCTGAAGAAGCTGCGCTGCTTATTGAAGAGCTTGAAAAGGTACCCTGCAAGATTGCCGTCTTGTTTATTGAAGAAGAATCTGGCGTCATTCGCGTACGCCTGCGCGGCAAAGGGGTGCCCATCCTAGAACTCGCGAAGCGTCACGGGGGTGGCGGTCACTTGCGACGGGCTGGCGTGATGTTAAAGAGTCGCCAAGAAGTCGCCCGCTTTGTTGAAGACGCAGCAAAGGAGTCGATGCGCGCGTGA